The Camelina sativa cultivar DH55 unplaced genomic scaffold, Cs unpScaffold28725, whole genome shotgun sequence sequence AGCAATTCGTAATGTCGCTTTACCTCCTCAGCTGATTTTCCACCAACTGCTCTTGCAACGTTTTGCCAGCGGTCAGGAGTGTCTTGGTCATATGTAGCCAACGC is a genomic window containing:
- the LOC104775687 gene encoding protein RADIALIS-like 3, with amino-acid sequence MASNSISTSRSSNSSWTPKQDKQFEMALATYDQDTPDRWQNVARAVGGKSAEEVKRHYE